From Carassius auratus strain Wakin chromosome 22, ASM336829v1, whole genome shotgun sequence, a single genomic window includes:
- the LOC113040679 gene encoding kinesin-like protein KIF14, producing the protein MKWPRLTELGKKDWKRQRGGSVKKPKSCRLEEEIEAARLKAKEEMMRGIQVAKEMAQKTLSEQKSQYEERIGRS; encoded by the exons ATGAAATGGCCGAGGCTCACAG AACTTGGAAAGAAAGACTGGAAGAGGCAGAGAGGAGGAAGCGTGAAGAAACCAAAGAGCTGCAG ACTTGAAGAAGAGATTGAGGCGGCTCGGTTGAAGGCCAAAGAGGAGATGATGCGGGGCATTCAGGTGGCAAAAGAAATGGCACAGAAAACGCTGAGCGAACAGAAGAGTCAGTACGAGGAGAGGATTGGCCGATCATGA